From Kangiella sp. TOML190, one genomic window encodes:
- the hisD gene encoding histidinol dehydrogenase — protein sequence MQIRKLTSCNSRRASNLVATADITALVAKLMEEIESGGDDKIIELSRRFDGFEPRWIGLRPFNEYRLERSLRDSISAAANRIEFFCQFQKEQYQDRYFEDEVGSFGYCYKPVKRIGAYIPGGRYPLISSALMTLIPATVAGVSQRIACSPSKHPAILAAASLAGATRFLHIGGVQAIAAMGLGFCESDPVDMLVGPGNQYVNAAKQYLQGRLAVDTAAGPSELLILAEDSTHGEWLIADMAAQAEHDPQAISLLVSDSKALLDKVLVMIKRDKHLSHLYKTEQINLLQATDIEQMIKFSDDFSPEHLLLADSRINPDLLNHYGAIFIGENSAVAYGDYCSGPNHTLPTAGAARYSSGLSVANFLKIQTQQKVSDDGRTQLAQIAENLAQAEQLVWHQRSMQVRSKAS from the coding sequence ATGCAAATTAGAAAGCTTACAAGTTGCAATAGCCGGCGAGCTTCCAACCTAGTGGCTACGGCGGATATAACGGCACTGGTTGCTAAATTGATGGAAGAAATTGAATCTGGCGGCGATGATAAAATTATTGAGTTGAGCAGGCGCTTCGATGGTTTTGAGCCAAGATGGATAGGTTTGCGTCCTTTTAATGAGTATCGGTTAGAGCGGAGTTTGCGCGACTCGATCAGTGCTGCCGCTAACCGAATAGAATTTTTCTGCCAATTTCAAAAGGAGCAATATCAAGACCGTTATTTTGAAGATGAAGTCGGCAGCTTTGGATATTGTTATAAACCGGTTAAACGTATCGGAGCCTATATTCCTGGCGGTCGGTATCCATTGATTTCTTCGGCATTGATGACACTAATTCCAGCTACTGTCGCCGGAGTAAGCCAGCGTATAGCCTGTTCGCCTTCAAAACATCCGGCTATATTAGCCGCCGCTAGCTTAGCCGGTGCAACTAGATTTCTACATATCGGAGGGGTGCAAGCCATTGCCGCTATGGGGCTGGGTTTTTGTGAAAGCGATCCTGTGGATATGCTAGTTGGGCCAGGCAATCAATATGTCAATGCGGCTAAGCAATATTTACAAGGCCGACTTGCGGTTGATACTGCGGCGGGGCCAAGCGAACTGTTGATATTGGCTGAAGACAGCACTCATGGTGAGTGGCTTATCGCTGATATGGCAGCACAAGCTGAGCATGATCCGCAAGCTATTAGCTTATTGGTCAGTGACAGTAAAGCTTTATTAGACAAGGTGTTAGTAATGATTAAAAGGGATAAACACTTGTCTCATCTGTATAAAACGGAACAAATTAATTTATTACAAGCAACGGATATTGAGCAAATGATAAAGTTTAGCGATGACTTTTCTCCTGAACATTTATTGTTAGCTGACTCGCGAATAAATCCAGATTTATTAAACCACTATGGAGCAATTTTTATTGGTGAAAACAGTGCAGTGGCTTATGGTGATTATTGTTCAGGGCCAAATCATACCTTACCCACTGCTGGAGCTGCACGCTATTCAAGTGGCTTAAGTGTGGCTAATTTTTTAAAGATTCAAACCCAACAGAAAGTGAGTGATGACGGCCGAACGCAACTTGCTCAAATCGCTGAAAATTTGGCTCAAGCAGAGCAATTAGTTTGGCATCAACGCAGTATGCAGGTAAGATCAAAAGCAAGTTGA
- the ispF gene encoding 2-C-methyl-D-erythritol 2,4-cyclodiphosphate synthase: protein MFRIGHGFDVHKFGGDKPLILGGVEFPNEQGLIAHSDGDVVLHAICDALLGAIAKGDIGHHFPDTDDEFKGADSKQLLNHVMDLVADAGYQLGNLDVTIIAQAPKMASKIEGMRGIIAAACDVDFPQVNIKATTTEKLGYIGRKEGIAVHAVCLLLQKS from the coding sequence ATGTTTCGAATTGGGCATGGTTTTGATGTGCATAAATTTGGTGGCGATAAGCCGCTAATATTAGGTGGGGTAGAATTTCCTAATGAGCAGGGCTTGATAGCTCATTCTGATGGCGATGTAGTTTTGCATGCGATTTGTGATGCTTTGCTGGGTGCTATCGCTAAAGGCGATATTGGGCACCACTTTCCCGATACGGATGATGAGTTTAAGGGTGCTGATAGTAAACAATTGCTGAATCATGTTATGGATTTGGTCGCGGATGCAGGCTATCAGTTAGGCAATTTAGACGTGACTATTATTGCTCAAGCACCCAAGATGGCTTCCAAGATCGAAGGTATGCGCGGTATTATTGCGGCGGCTTGCGATGTGGATTTTCCTCAAGTTAACATCAAAGCGACTACTACCGAAAAACTGGGTTATATAGGGCGCAAAGAAGGAATAGCCGTGCATGCAGTTTGTCTATTGCTGCAAAAATCATGA
- the truD gene encoding tRNA pseudouridine(13) synthase TruD gives MTLALYDWPRVTGEPAGTAVFRHKLSDFQVSESLRFKPSGEGAHHLLFIEKRNVNTDIVTHKLRKFAQVKPLDIGYAGKKDRFAIARQWFSVQLPLLTEIDWQDCNDDEIQVLDVIRHHKKLRIGAVKENHFRILLRDFAGQKEVLEQKLARLQRIGFPNYFGEQRFGHNGDNLARALDLLATNKRLKNRNLQGLLFSSVRSFLFNHLLSQRINNNLYEQLLEGDFVQLEGSESGFVIEDLGKEQPRFDAKDLHPTLPLVGGGRAQTQAKALEFESEQLAEYQWLIEQLTSRRLNSERRAIRVFPKNVYWQWHNTEKPQLELSFSLPKGAYATAFLRELMDLQQVRHDENIVK, from the coding sequence ATGACCTTAGCACTATACGATTGGCCGCGAGTTACTGGCGAACCGGCTGGCACTGCAGTTTTTAGACATAAACTTAGCGATTTTCAAGTGAGCGAAAGCTTAAGGTTTAAGCCTTCTGGCGAAGGTGCTCATCACTTACTTTTTATTGAAAAAAGAAACGTTAATACCGATATTGTCACTCATAAATTGAGAAAGTTTGCTCAAGTTAAGCCGCTGGATATTGGTTATGCGGGGAAAAAAGATCGGTTTGCCATCGCTCGCCAATGGTTTAGTGTTCAGCTACCACTGCTTACCGAAATCGACTGGCAAGACTGTAACGATGACGAAATTCAGGTATTAGACGTTATTCGCCATCACAAGAAGTTACGGATTGGTGCAGTTAAAGAAAACCATTTTAGGATCCTTTTGCGTGACTTTGCTGGTCAAAAAGAGGTACTTGAGCAGAAGCTTGCAAGATTGCAACGGATCGGCTTTCCGAACTATTTCGGCGAGCAGCGTTTTGGGCATAATGGCGATAATTTGGCTCGTGCGCTAGATTTATTAGCAACCAACAAGCGATTAAAAAATCGTAATTTACAGGGCTTGTTATTTTCTTCGGTACGATCGTTTTTATTTAATCATCTGCTGTCGCAGCGCATAAACAATAATTTGTATGAACAGCTGCTGGAGGGTGATTTTGTACAACTTGAAGGTTCTGAATCGGGTTTTGTGATTGAAGATCTTGGCAAAGAACAGCCACGCTTTGATGCAAAGGATCTTCATCCCACCTTACCGTTAGTCGGTGGCGGCAGAGCGCAAACACAAGCTAAAGCTTTAGAGTTCGAAAGTGAACAGCTGGCTGAATATCAATGGCTTATAGAACAACTTACCAGTAGAAGGCTGAATAGCGAGCGTCGAGCAATAAGGGTATTTCCCAAAAATGTCTATTGGCAATGGCATAATACCGAAAAACCGCAACTTGAACTGAGTTTTAGTTTGCCTAAAGGTGCTTATGCCACGGCTTTTTTGCGCGAGCTGATGGATTTACAACAAGTGAGGCATGATGAAAATATTGTTAAGTAA
- the surE gene encoding 5'/3'-nucleotidase SurE, protein MKILLSNDDGYFAPGINELYDHLSKIAEVTVVAPDRNRSGASNSLTLEQPIRAHQTERGFYSVTGTPTDCVHLGTHHLMDAAPDMVVAGINTGANLGDDTLYSGTVAAAMEGRALGYTAVAVSLNGHHCKHFATAARVAVEIIEQLIESPLTKNRVININVPDLPYEEIKGIRLTRLGNRHRADTIIPAKDPKGRDIYWLGPLPEGQDVGEGTDFHAVEQGYVSITPINVDLTAYNSFDEIEQFLTNFNNFNNRT, encoded by the coding sequence ATGAAAATATTGTTAAGTAACGACGATGGTTATTTTGCTCCGGGGATTAATGAACTTTATGACCATTTATCCAAAATTGCTGAGGTGACGGTAGTGGCACCTGATCGCAACCGCAGCGGTGCTTCTAACTCGCTAACGCTTGAGCAGCCCATTCGAGCGCACCAAACCGAGCGTGGATTTTATTCTGTAACTGGCACACCGACGGATTGCGTACATTTAGGTACGCACCATTTAATGGATGCCGCGCCGGATATGGTGGTGGCTGGTATTAATACGGGCGCTAACCTTGGTGATGATACTCTATACTCGGGTACGGTTGCTGCGGCGATGGAAGGGCGTGCCTTGGGTTATACGGCTGTGGCAGTATCGCTGAATGGCCATCACTGTAAGCACTTTGCCACTGCCGCGCGGGTAGCTGTAGAAATTATTGAGCAGCTTATTGAGTCACCTTTAACCAAGAATCGAGTGATCAATATTAACGTTCCTGATCTACCTTATGAAGAAATTAAAGGAATTCGATTAACCCGCTTGGGAAATCGCCATCGGGCTGATACTATTATTCCAGCAAAAGATCCTAAGGGACGCGATATTTATTGGTTAGGGCCATTGCCGGAAGGTCAGGATGTGGGAGAGGGCACCGACTTTCATGCAGTAGAGCAAGGTTACGTTTCGATAACGCCGATCAATGTGGATCTAACCGCTTATAATAGTTTCGATGAAATCGAGCAATTCTTGACGAATTTTAATAATTTTAATAATCGCACTTAA
- a CDS encoding protein-L-isoaspartate(D-aspartate) O-methyltransferase, whose product MNATRLSGIGMTSQRTRSRLVQWLLDEGIQNQQVLTTVEATPRHLFIDEGLSHRAYENTALPIGEGQTISQPYIVARMTELLLETGASDKVLEIGTGCGYQTAILAKLCKTVFSVERIRKLHMQARKTLKGLNLHNIQLLFADGFNGWQQNAPFDGIIVTAAPAQIPEKLLLQLADGGRMIIPVGSQEAEQELYLVERQGDKFRKTFIEKVKFVPLVGGVAR is encoded by the coding sequence ATGAACGCAACTCGACTTTCTGGCATTGGCATGACTTCACAACGCACCCGCAGTCGTTTGGTGCAATGGTTATTGGATGAAGGGATCCAGAACCAGCAGGTACTTACTACGGTAGAGGCTACTCCGCGGCACTTGTTTATCGACGAAGGCTTATCGCACCGTGCCTACGAAAATACGGCCCTGCCAATTGGCGAAGGGCAAACCATTTCCCAGCCCTATATTGTCGCTCGCATGACCGAGCTGCTGTTGGAAACCGGCGCTAGCGATAAGGTTTTGGAAATTGGTACCGGTTGTGGCTATCAAACCGCAATTTTAGCTAAGCTCTGCAAAACCGTGTTTTCGGTCGAGCGGATCCGCAAATTACACATGCAGGCTCGTAAAACCCTGAAAGGTCTCAATCTGCATAATATCCAGCTATTATTTGCAGATGGTTTTAATGGTTGGCAACAAAATGCGCCTTTTGATGGCATTATCGTGACTGCCGCTCCTGCGCAAATTCCTGAGAAACTGTTATTACAGCTAGCCGATGGTGGCCGTATGATCATTCCCGTGGGTAGCCAAGAAGCGGAGCAAGAGTTGTATTTGGTTGAACGCCAGGGCGATAAATTTCGTAAAACCTTTATCGAAAAAGTTAAATTTGTACCGCTAGTTGGGGGCGTTGCTCGTTGA
- a CDS encoding YqaA family protein — translation MKIFTSLYDKCLEWARHQYAVYILGFISFIESIFFPIPTAIMFAPMALAKPNKALSLALIATVFSVLGGIAAYFLGLYAFDSFVVPLVEQFGWQGKIAKAQGWFDTYGIWIVVIAGFSPIPYKILTLTAGAMQMAFLPFVIASIIGRAAQFFLIGGLAKWGGKAMEHKLRQYMEIIGWSVLVLGVVGYIIYQLYQ, via the coding sequence TTGAAGATCTTCACTAGTCTTTATGACAAATGCCTAGAATGGGCGCGCCATCAATACGCCGTTTATATCCTAGGTTTTATTAGCTTTATCGAGTCGATTTTCTTTCCAATCCCAACCGCCATCATGTTTGCGCCAATGGCTTTGGCGAAACCGAATAAGGCTTTATCCCTAGCTTTAATCGCCACCGTGTTTTCAGTATTGGGCGGTATTGCCGCTTATTTTTTAGGCCTGTATGCATTTGACTCCTTTGTCGTGCCGTTGGTGGAACAGTTTGGTTGGCAAGGCAAAATTGCCAAAGCCCAAGGTTGGTTCGATACTTACGGCATTTGGATTGTGGTGATTGCGGGCTTTTCACCGATCCCCTATAAGATTTTGACCTTAACTGCCGGTGCCATGCAGATGGCTTTCTTGCCGTTTGTTATTGCTTCAATTATCGGTAGAGCTGCGCAATTTTTCTTGATTGGTGGTCTTGCCAAGTGGGGCGGTAAAGCAATGGAGCATAAATTGCGTCAATATATGGAAATTATTGGTTGGTCTGTATTGGTGTTAGGGGTTGTCGGCTACATTATTTATCAACTTTATCAATAA
- a CDS encoding peptidoglycan DD-metalloendopeptidase family protein — MQKEPPKPLSKILKQSAVRALWLVAIVFAVYLLQGCGNERLASVEERHTKKSNVVANKDRDYSAVDAQISRYQVKAGDTLYSIAFRFGLDYRDLAKANGIGSSYFIRIGQWLDIDKARDYQARDSQAASEQVAANSASPISRRTKVDSSSAKPQTASAASKPQIKPSTKPNQKPVNKPKVVDSTNPPKKPTAGKPATKPATKPAVKPRVVKADPNRPVKFWIWPNMGRVIKSFRGSGNKGIDIEGNIGDTVRASAAGRVVYAGRGLRGYGNLVIIKHNESFISAYAHNRRILVKENEIIKAGQKIAEMGNSDAEQPKLHFEIRYKGKPTDPMRYLPKR; from the coding sequence ATGCAAAAAGAGCCGCCCAAACCCTTATCCAAAATACTCAAGCAGTCCGCCGTTCGTGCTTTATGGTTGGTGGCGATTGTTTTTGCGGTCTACTTGCTGCAGGGTTGCGGTAACGAGCGTTTGGCTTCGGTGGAAGAGCGCCATACCAAAAAATCCAATGTTGTTGCCAATAAAGATCGGGATTATTCTGCGGTGGATGCGCAGATCAGCCGCTACCAAGTCAAAGCTGGTGATACCCTCTACTCGATAGCCTTTCGTTTTGGACTGGACTATCGAGATTTAGCCAAAGCCAACGGTATTGGTTCAAGCTATTTTATTCGCATTGGTCAATGGCTCGATATAGATAAAGCAAGAGACTATCAAGCGAGAGATTCTCAGGCGGCGAGCGAACAAGTTGCGGCTAATAGCGCTAGTCCTATCAGTCGCAGAACTAAGGTGGATTCGAGTTCGGCTAAACCGCAAACAGCTTCTGCAGCTAGCAAGCCACAAATAAAGCCCAGCACAAAACCGAACCAAAAGCCGGTTAATAAACCTAAGGTTGTTGATAGTACTAATCCGCCCAAAAAACCTACTGCTGGTAAGCCCGCGACTAAACCTGCGACCAAGCCTGCGGTTAAGCCAAGAGTAGTAAAAGCGGATCCAAATCGTCCAGTAAAGTTTTGGATCTGGCCGAATATGGGACGGGTGATTAAAAGCTTCCGTGGTTCGGGTAATAAAGGGATCGACATTGAAGGGAATATTGGTGACACGGTAAGAGCGTCGGCCGCCGGAAGGGTGGTTTACGCGGGGCGTGGCTTACGCGGTTATGGCAATCTAGTGATCATCAAGCATAACGAAAGTTTTATTAGCGCCTATGCCCACAATCGTCGTATTTTAGTCAAGGAAAACGAAATCATTAAAGCTGGTCAAAAGATCGCCGAAATGGGCAATTCCGACGCTGAACAACCGAAGTTACATTTTGAAATCCGCTACAAAGGCAAACCCACCGATCCGATGCGTTACTTGCCTAAACGTTAA
- a CDS encoding BolA family transcriptional regulator, whose product MIDNSSRIAEMTKRLTQSLAPSHLEIVDDSHKHIGHEGAKGGLGHFTVIIQSEALAGKRMLQQHRAIYQALGDLMQTDIHALAIKVL is encoded by the coding sequence ATGATTGACAACAGCAGCCGTATCGCAGAAATGACCAAACGCTTAACGCAGAGTTTAGCACCTAGCCATTTAGAAATTGTCGACGATAGCCACAAGCATATTGGCCATGAAGGTGCCAAAGGCGGGTTAGGCCATTTTACCGTCATTATCCAAAGCGAGGCTTTAGCCGGCAAACGAATGCTGCAACAACACAGGGCTATTTATCAAGCGCTTGGCGATTTGATGCAAACCGATATTCACGCGCTCGCGATTAAGGTTTTATAG
- a CDS encoding YciI family protein, which translates to MLYLIYSEDVENSLPLRKQARPAHVERLQALKQQGRLIIAGPTPAIDVVDPGEAGFTGSLIVAEFDSLAAAQEWAEADPYIEMGIYKSVTVKPYNKVLP; encoded by the coding sequence ATGCTGTATTTAATCTATTCCGAAGACGTTGAAAATTCGCTACCTTTACGCAAACAAGCGCGTCCTGCACATGTAGAAAGACTGCAAGCCTTAAAGCAGCAAGGCCGCTTGATTATCGCAGGGCCTACCCCAGCGATTGACGTAGTTGATCCTGGCGAAGCGGGGTTTACTGGCTCCTTGATCGTCGCCGAATTCGATTCGCTAGCAGCCGCCCAAGAATGGGCTGAAGCTGATCCTTATATTGAAATGGGCATTTATAAAAGCGTCACCGTAAAGCCTTACAATAAAGTATTACCCTAA
- a CDS encoding inner membrane-spanning protein YciB: MKFLKENYPLVGFLVAYIVTKNLILAAAVWSAGSLLQILTSLVLKEPVKKSHLAYFVLGLALLAMAYYFNDESFIKWKTTVMVWAGAVVILIRQLVSKKYVFMDLTQSSIEFKAEPPIKKLESINAIWIMTLAAFGALNLYVAYNFSTDFWFYFKMIGLFLTLMGLMVASFVSLAKYLKFDDEETTSTESDS, from the coding sequence ATGAAATTTCTGAAAGAAAACTACCCCTTAGTCGGCTTTTTAGTTGCCTATATCGTCACAAAAAATTTAATCCTCGCCGCAGCAGTCTGGAGCGCGGGCTCGCTGTTGCAGATCTTGACCAGTTTAGTGTTAAAAGAGCCCGTAAAAAAATCACATCTTGCCTATTTTGTACTGGGTTTAGCCTTGCTAGCTATGGCCTACTATTTTAACGATGAAAGTTTTATCAAATGGAAAACCACCGTTATGGTATGGGCTGGCGCGGTGGTAATTTTAATCAGGCAACTCGTCAGCAAAAAATATGTTTTTATGGATTTGACGCAATCGTCGATTGAGTTTAAAGCTGAGCCGCCAATTAAGAAACTTGAATCCATTAACGCCATTTGGATAATGACCTTAGCCGCTTTTGGCGCCTTAAATCTGTATGTAGCCTATAATTTTTCCACCGATTTTTGGTTTTATTTCAAAATGATCGGTTTGTTTTTAACCCTAATGGGATTGATGGTGGCTAGCTTTGTCTCCTTGGCAAAATATTTGAAATTCGATGACGAAGAAACCACTTCAACCGAAAGTGACTCTTGA
- a CDS encoding PHP domain-containing protein, which yields MIDLHSHTYYSDGSLSPSELIAMAVESGIEQLAISDHDSIEGLLSLEKMPKELRLIPSVEISASWNKQGLHILGLNIDTQHQGLQAFLKQQQRSRQERAMQIADKLAKAGVTHAIDDVGYLVDSQPMVCRTHIAQLLVEQAYVKNFQEAFKKYLAKGGKAHIKEDWFDLEDVIAIIKSAGGQAVLAHPMRYGLGTNKLKALVEKFKMLGGDGLEICYPNIQPGHKNLLATWAKAYKLCGSQGSDFHSPDKAWIKLGKFAAMPDDVEPVWTRW from the coding sequence ATGATCGATTTGCACAGCCATACTTACTATTCCGACGGTAGCCTATCGCCGTCGGAGTTGATAGCTATGGCGGTTGAATCGGGGATTGAACAATTGGCGATTTCCGATCATGACTCGATCGAGGGGCTATTAAGCCTCGAAAAAATGCCTAAGGAATTACGGCTAATTCCCAGCGTAGAAATTTCCGCTAGTTGGAACAAGCAAGGCTTACATATTTTAGGCTTAAATATTGATACCCAACACCAAGGATTACAGGCTTTTCTAAAACAACAGCAGCGAAGTCGCCAAGAAAGAGCGATGCAAATAGCCGATAAACTGGCTAAAGCTGGCGTAACTCATGCAATCGATGATGTTGGCTATTTGGTAGATTCGCAGCCGATGGTGTGCCGAACTCATATCGCCCAATTGTTAGTTGAGCAAGCCTATGTAAAAAATTTCCAAGAAGCCTTTAAGAAGTATTTAGCCAAAGGCGGCAAGGCGCATATCAAAGAGGATTGGTTTGACTTAGAAGACGTTATTGCCATCATCAAATCTGCAGGCGGTCAAGCAGTGCTGGCACACCCGATGCGCTATGGTCTTGGAACCAATAAACTCAAAGCCTTAGTTGAGAAGTTTAAAATGCTCGGTGGTGATGGTTTGGAGATTTGTTATCCAAATATTCAACCTGGGCATAAAAATTTATTGGCAACTTGGGCAAAAGCCTATAAATTGTGTGGCTCGCAAGGCTCGGACTTCCATAGCCCCGATAAGGCTTGGATTAAATTGGGTAAGTTTGCGGCCATGCCCGATGATGTGGAGCCAGTTTGGACTCGCTGGTAA
- a CDS encoding L-threonylcarbamoyladenylate synthase, whose amino-acid sequence MTQLIEIHPDNPQPRLINQVAAMIRNGGLVVYPTDSGYALGCHIGDKRVLDKIRRIRDLDKKHNFTLVCRDLTELAVYARVDNLAFRLIKNNTPGPYTFVLRATQEVPNRLKHPKKKTIGIRVPDNSIAQAMLEALGEPMMSTSLILPQQEDDEVLAPHEIFDLLDGRVDAVIDGGYCGHEETSVIDLTSGYPEVIRYGAGDPSLFE is encoded by the coding sequence ATGACACAACTGATTGAAATACATCCTGATAATCCGCAGCCACGCTTAATAAATCAAGTCGCTGCGATGATCCGTAATGGTGGCTTGGTGGTTTATCCTACCGATTCGGGCTATGCCTTGGGCTGTCATATTGGTGACAAACGAGTGCTGGACAAGATTCGCCGGATTCGTGATTTGGATAAAAAACATAATTTTACCCTAGTGTGTCGTGATTTAACCGAGTTGGCGGTGTATGCGCGAGTCGATAATTTGGCCTTTCGGCTAATTAAAAACAATACTCCAGGGCCCTATACCTTTGTTCTGCGCGCCACTCAGGAAGTACCCAATCGCCTCAAGCACCCTAAAAAGAAAACCATTGGTATTCGGGTGCCGGACAATAGCATTGCCCAAGCGATGCTCGAAGCGCTTGGCGAACCCATGATGAGTACCTCCTTGATTTTGCCGCAACAAGAAGACGATGAGGTGTTAGCGCCGCATGAGATTTTTGACTTGCTCGATGGGCGAGTGGATGCGGTGATTGATGGTGGCTATTGTGGGCATGAAGAAACTTCGGTGATTGACTTAACCTCGGGCTATCCCGAAGTGATTCGTTATGGCGCGGGCGATCCGAGTTTGTTTGAATAG
- a CDS encoding DUF6122 family protein: MHIFLHFAIPLLVALLFFRKQWQKAFIIMILAMLIDIDHLLAAPIYDASRCSIGFHPLHTIIPITAYFLMCFFKKTRLIGIGLMIHIILDSIDCQMTNGVWWV; the protein is encoded by the coding sequence TTGCATATTTTTTTACACTTTGCCATTCCCTTGCTAGTAGCACTACTGTTTTTCCGAAAGCAGTGGCAAAAAGCGTTTATAATCATGATTTTAGCTATGTTAATAGATATTGACCATTTATTAGCAGCGCCAATTTATGATGCTTCTAGGTGCAGTATCGGCTTTCATCCGCTACACACAATAATTCCAATCACTGCTTATTTTCTAATGTGTTTTTTTAAGAAAACTCGTCTAATCGGTATTGGTCTGATGATCCATATCATTCTGGATTCGATCGATTGCCAGATGACGAATGGGGTTTGGTGGGTTTAG